ATGGACATAATTTTGAGTTAATAGTAACGGTAAAAGGTAAACCGGATCCGGATACCGGGTTCGTGATTGATTTAAAAGTTTTGGGGGATTTGATTAAGGAAAAGATTGTTGACAAGGTCGATCATAAAAACCTGAATCTTGATGTGGATTTCATGAAAGACAAAATGGCTTCCTGTGAAATTTTTGTGACAGAAATTTGGAAAATCCTGGCTCCTGCGATTCAGGAAGTGGCTTCAACTGCACAATTACATTATATCAAACTGGTGGAAACACCGAAAAATTTCGTAGAATACTACGGCGAATAATTCTTTACAGGTATCGGCTGATTTTTTAGACTGGCCGATACTTTTCTTCTCTTCTACAAATATCTCAGCATGAAATACTACCTCATTGCCGGCGAACGTTCGGGTGATTTACACGGTGCCAATCTGATGAAAGGAATAAAATCCAATGATCCGGAGGCGCAGTTTCGTGGCTGGGGCGGTGATATGATGCAGGCGGAGGGAATGGATCTGGTGACACATTATAAGGATACCGCTTTCATGGGTTTTCTGGAAGTAGCGAAAAATATTCTTAAAATTACCGGCTTCCTGAAAAAATGTAAAAAGGATATTCTTGCTTATCAGCCGGATGTAATTGTACTGATCGATTATCCGGGATTTAACTTACGGATGGCTGCATTTGGTAAGAAAAACGGATTTAAAATCTTCTATTATATTTCTCCCAAAGTCTGGGCGTGGAATCAGAAACGTGCCTGGAAAATCAAAGCAAACATCGATCACATGTTTGTCATTTTTCCGTTTGAGATTGATTTTTACAAAAAATTTGACTTCAAAGTGGACTATGTCGGCAACCCTTTAATGGATGCGATTGAAGCTTTTAAGCCAGATCCGGAGTTTATGAAAAAGAATAATCTGGATAATAATCAGCCTGTTATCGCCTTGCTTCCCGGTAGCCGCAAACAGGAAATAATCAATATGCTGGATCTGATGTTAACCGTTCAGCCACATTTTCCGGATTATCAATTTGTTATTGCAGGTGTGAAAAATCTTCCTTCATCTTTGTACGAAAAATATGAAGCGTTGGGAAATGTTTCTGTTGTATACGAGTCAACCTATGATTTACTGTCGGTATCAGAAGCTGCACTTGTGACATCCGGTACTGCAACTCTGGAAACGGCATTATTAAATATTCCGGAAGTAGTTTGCTACAAAACGAGCGGCTTTTCTTACGCCGTTGCCAAAAGATTAATCCGGGTCCCTTTCATTTCTCTCGTTAACCTGATTATGGAAAAAGAAGTTGTCCGGGAGCTTATTCAGGATGAACTGAATGAAAAACACTTGGTAGAGGAATTGAAATCAATTCTGAAAAACGGAGAGAAGAGAAATATCCAGCTCGATGATTATAAAAAGCTCCACCAACTGGTAGGCGGATCAGGTGCTTCACAAAAAACAGGAAGGTTAATAGAGAAATATTTACAAAAGTTATAGAATAAATTTGTAGATATTCTGCTACGAAATTTGAGAAATTTTGCTACTTCTTTCTAGCAAAAAGTAAATTACTTTTGCACAGCGTGCAGGGAATATGGCCTTGAAAGCATGTATTAGTATCACCATACCTCCTTTACCTAATTGATTATGCGTCAGGTGCTTTTAATTAATAAGGATCCGGATATGCATTCGGATTTGAACTCGCTTTTTCAGGAAAATAATTATGAAAGTGTAATATTGGATGAAGTTGAGACAGGAAATGAGGCGTTAAGAAAAGTGGTAAATGATTCTTACGACATGCTGATCCTGAATCTTGATTTGCCAAATACGAATATGCTTGGGTTAATCAATAAATTAAGACTTTTAAATCAGGACTTACCCATACTGATATATTCCTTAGAGCTTGAATATATTTTCATCAAACGATATCTCACCAGCGGCGTTAATGGTTATTGTTTTTTCAAAAATGGTGATGTTGGCGAAATCCTGGATGCAGCTGTCCGCATAAGCACGGGAAAGTGGTATATCAGTCAGGAAATGGTTGAACTAATTGTTGAAAAAGCATTATACAGTAAGAAAATAGATCGTTTCGATAATCTGGATGAGCAGGAATTTGAAATACTTACGCACCTGATAAAGGGAGATACAGTTGCCAATATTGCCAAAATCATGGGCGTACATTTACCAACGGTTTCTGTTTATAAAACCCGGATTCTTGATAAACTAAGAATTACCAGTTTGCTTGAATTGAAAAACATAATCAAAATACCGTTACTTTCCGAAAGCTAATTTCGCATCCGGGCAAGTTTTTCGTAGTCTAGTACCGTTATCAGACTGCCTTTCATATCAACGAGTTTCTCTTCTTTAAAATCCGATAAAGTCCGGATCACCGTTTCCGTTGCTGTACCTACCATAGAAGCAATGTCTTCACGGGTAATGGCCATCGAAAATGGTTTGGAACGATCTTCCTGATAACGCTGCACGAGCATCACCAAAGCCTGCGCAACACGCTTTCTTACAGAGTTATATGCTAATTGCAATAGTCGCTCTTCACGATCTTTAATCTCATTAGAAAGCATTTTAATAAACTTAGTCGCCACTTCCCGGTTTCCCTGCAAAAGGTTGAAAAAATCATCTTTTGGTATCATCGCCACTTCTGATTTTTCAAGGGAAATGGTAGTTTCCTGGTAAGGTTCACCTTGAAGCAAATCCAGGTAACCGAAAAAATCGCCTTCCTTATATAACTCAGTTATGTATTCTTTTCCGTTGTCGTTCGACTTATATGCTTTTACCTTCCCTTTTTGAAGAAAGAAAACGTTGGAAGGAAAGCTGCCCTCGGTATAAATGGTCTCCTTTTTTCTCAGCGTTTTTGTTTTTTTATCGTCCGCCAATTTTGTGATCAGATCAAAAGATTTTGCTTCGTGAATAAATTCGTCCAGACCTTCCGCTGTGCGTGTAAATTGTCCTTTTAACCGCTCGCTCTTTTTAAGGCGCATTTCAACGGCATTTAATAACTCGACATCGTCATAAGGTTTTGTCAGATAATCATCTGCGCCCATGGTCATTCCCTTCCGGTAATCATTTTTTTCTGCCTTCGCAGTCAGAAAAACAAATGGAATATTGGCTGTATGATCATCTTTGCTAAGCAAAAGCAGTACTCCGTAACCATCCAGTTCAGGCATCATAATGTCACAAATAATTAAATCCGGTCTTTCGTGATGTGCAAGCTGAACGCCTTCTTTTCCATTGTGTGCAGTCAAGACGTGATAATTGGCCAATTCCAGAATTTCGGCTGTATTTTCACGCATTTCAGGGTTGTCCTCAATCAATAATATTCTTTTATTTTCCATTATAGCGTTGACGTATTAATTAGCGGGTAAATGATCCGGCAGTTGGATATTGAAAGTGGTGCCTTTATTAACCTCACTGGTAAAAGAAACTTCTCCACCCATCAGATTGACATAATTTTGTACGATGTTTAATCCCAAACCGGTTCCCTGAGCATTCCCGGCATTATTTGCACGGAAAAAACGGTCGAAAATATGCATTTGGTCAGTCTCAGGTATACCAATTCCCTGATCTGCAATTTCAATTAAAATGGTTTTTCCGTCGGCTTTTATATCAAATCGGATTAATTTCCCGGGATCAGAATATTTGATAGCATTTGAAATCAGGTTAAAGATTACGTTACGAAGCAATTGTTTGTCTACCCAAACACCGTTATTTCCGGTATAAGAAAATGAAATCGTTTGTCCTTCTTTACACAAACCTTTGATTTCCTCAATTAATCCTTCACAAAAAACAGGCAATTCTGTGTAAACCGGAACACTATGAATTCTTCCTTCTTCCAGTTTTCCAATAGACATGAAATCATTTAAAATCTCAGTCAGGTTAGTAACCGCAGATTTTATCCGTTGCACGTGTTTCTGTCTTTTGTCCTCTTCTTCACTTTTTGGATATCGCCCAATGAGAGAGGCTGAGGAAAGAATTGTGGCCAGCGGCGTACGGAATTCGTGCGAAGCAATGGTCACAAACTGACTTTTCATATTGTTCAGCTCACGTTCTTTTTTCAAAGCACGCATGACTTCTTCCTGTGATTGTTCAATTTTATAAATTGCCTTTGCCAATTCTTCGGTTCGTTGATTTACGCGTTCTTCCAGTTCTGCATTCAGTTTCTGAATTTCCTGATTTGCTTCCTGGATAATATTTTCCTGTTTTTTTCTTTCCGTAATATCAATCACAAAACTTACAACAAACTGTCCTTCACTGGTTTTGAAAGGACTTAAACTAACTTCCACAGGAAATTCACTTCCGTCTTTTCTTCTTGCAAAAAGTTCAAGAGAGCTCCCCATTCCGCGTGCATGCGGCGATTCCAGATAATGATCGCGGTGATGAACGTGGGCTTTTGAAAGTCTTCTCGGGATAAGACTTTCGATTTTCTGATCGACAAGTTCTTTGTCGTCGTAACCAAAAAGTTCTAGTGCCTTGGGATTCAACATCACAATAACTCCTTCTTTGTTGACTACAACAATTCCTTCGGTGGCATGTTTAAAAAGTGCGTCGAGCATTTCAATGTGCCGTGTCATGGCTTTTGTATGTTTTTCTAAATAAGTCGTACTAAACATACCAAGTTACAGGACATATGTGAAGGGAACAAACGAAACAGAAACAATGATAGAATGAGTGAATGACAGACTGAGTGAATAATGGCTCAAATTTCAACTCATACGGTCTGACTAAATTGGTTACTTGCCGGTGATTCTGCCCATAATTTTGCGTCGAAAGCCATGCATACATTTCTTACAAAAGCTTTTCCGGTTGGGGTTACACGTAAACGATAAGTTTCAATTTCAACCAGTTCATCGAATTGCAATTCAGACAACCGTTCCAGTGCTTTGTACAAATCGTCGCACACTTCATCCGCATTTCTCCATGTCGTTTCAAATTGCGTCATGATCCTGAGAATGTGTTTCCGAAGAATCAGATCTTCTTTTGTCAGTTCATGACCTTTGATAATTGGTAAATGTCCGGCGTTGATTTTCTCATAATATGCCTCAACATTTTTTTCATTCTGAACATAACCAGTCCAGCTGTCGCTGATCGAAGAAGCACCCAAACCGATTAGAAGCTGCGTATGCGTATCGGTATACCCCATGAAGTTTCTGTGCAAACGACCATCTTGTTGTGCTTTGAAAAGTTCATCCGTTTCCAATGAAAAATGATCCATACCGATATCATGATAACCGGATAATTCCAGTGCATTTCTGCCGGTTTCATAGATCGCCATTTTTTTATCAGGATCGGGCAAATCACTTTCGGTATATTTTCTCTGTCCCGGTTTAATCCAGGGAATATGGGCGTAACTGTAAAAAGCAATTCGGTCGGGGCGAAGCTGAACAACGCGCATAATCGTTTCCATCATCGTGCAAACTTTTTGCATCGGTAAACCGTAAACAATGTCATAGTTCACAGAGGTATACCCAATTTCTCTCGCTTTTTTTGTCAGATGACTAACCTGTTCATACGTTTGCTGACGGTTAATCACAGCCAGTACCAACAGATTAAAGTCTTGTACGCCAATACTTATTCTGCGAAAACCGACATTGAAAAGCGCTTGCAAATGTTCATCCGTTGTATTTCCGGGATGCGCTTCAAAACTGAATTGTGCTTTTGGATGAACGTCAGCATTTTTCAGCAAACCTTCAATCAGTTTTGTAAGATTTTCAGGACTGAAAAAAGTGGGTGTTCCTCCTCCTAAATGAATTTCTCTGATGACAGGTTTTGTTTCGCCAAAAATGGAAAAATACAATTCCCATTCTTTCAAAACTGCATTGATATAAGTTTCTTCTACCTTATGATTAATCGTAATACGCGTATTGCAGCCACAATAAGTACACAGACTTTCGCAAAAAGGTAAGTGTACGTAAAGACTGATTCCTTCTTTTTCGTTGGAAATAGTGAAAGCTTCTTTGGAAAGTTTTTTCCAGTTTTGTTCTGTTGGCGGCGTTTTTTGCCAGTATGGAACAGTTGGATAACTTGTATATCTTGGCCCGGGAGTATTGTATTTAAAAAGCAAATCCTTATCCATGGGAGTCGTGTTTTGAATTAAATTCTATACTTCAAAACTAGTCAGGCGCTGCGGCTAAAAACATGACTTAAATCAGCTGGAAAACTTACTTTTGAAAGGAATTTTACCTTTTGAAATGAAAAAATGAAATTCTATTTGCCGTGACAAACCGTAATGGTATTAAGATTAGAAGAATTGTTGGCAGTATATTGGATCAATATTCCTCTCATAATCAGAATAATGCCAGCCAGTGTCAGCATAAATGGCGTGAGTTTTCGAATATGCATACGAAGTGAAATTGAAAACCATTGTTTGAAAAAACCTACCGCCATCATCGCAGGCAAAGTTCCCATTCCAAACATCAGCATATAAAAACCGCCATTAAAAGCATTTCCGGTTGCAATAGAACTGATCAGCGCCAGATAAACCAGGCCGCAGGGGAGTAATCCGTTTAAAACTCCAAGTAAAAACCAGCTTTGCATTTTCCGGCTTCGCAGCATTGCTGACATTTGTTTTTTCAAATGTTGAATAAACTTTTGCCAGAATTTTGGAGGATGAAAATAGGGATCCAGTCGCGTTGGCCAGAAAACATATAGCAGCATTAACACTCCGGCAAAAATAGAAAGATATCGGAGATAGCCGATCCAGGCAAAAGAGTAACCGAGGGATCCCAAAGCAATTCCCAGTGCTGCATAGGTAAAAGTTCGGCCGGTATTATACAAAGCCAAACCGGCAAATTGCTGAAACCGGTTTCCTTTTTGTACAGGTAATGCCAGCGCAATCGGGCCGCACATGGCGATACAATGAAAACTGCTCAGTAATCCCATTGACAAGGCAAGATAGGGCAGTGCATTGTTCATCACATTTCCTTTTTTGAAATCACAACAACGCCTTCATTCCAGTAGGATTTTTTTCCATTTTTCCAGTCAATTTGCAAATAATAACGGCCTGGTTTAAGGTCTGATCCAGCAATTAACTGATCATTGTTTTTCGCTTTTACTGGAAAATTACGATCCTTCGTATTATCTGATGGACAATACAATTTCACATTTCCGGTTAAAGTATCTTTTGCAAATTCTTCTGGATAATGAATAATGATTCCCCTCTCTTCCACTTGCCAGATTAATGGATTTTTCAATTTTTTGGCGAGATTTACTTTATTTATTTTGTTTTGAAATTGAAGTTCTTCTTCATAATACTGATCCGTTACCAGATCGATTTTCTGGCTGGCACTCATGCCTACCAGCAAAAGTATCATGGCCACAAATCCGGCATAGAGTATTGCAATGCCTGCGCCCCAGTTTATTTTCATGATATTTTTTGTTTAATTATTTGAAATATGATTTCTGAGCAAAGCGCTTTTAATCATTCTTCCGGTGCCATGAACGTGGTTTCGAAAGTTTCCAGTTTTTCCTTTGCCTGATAAACAGAAAGTTTGAGTTTTGTTTTACGATTTTTTAATTCGCTTTTTGGTATGATAATGAAAACGGTCCCTTCCGACATGCCAGCTCCTTCCAGCGTCAAATCCGGTTTACCGGCAAAAAGTAAAGTGCCTTTTGGTGAATCAAGATGAATGACCGGTTTTACAATCTGGTTTGTCTTATTGAAAATTTTGAAAGTGTATAAGTTGCTGATCGTACCATCTTTATTTTCAATATACTGACTTCCCGGTGCGCGAAATAAAGTTGTCTGTGTATCATTTCTGGAAACGACCAGATATCCAAGTGCGGACCAAAGCAGAACCAGCACAAAAATATATCCTCGCGTACGATTTGTAATTAGTTTATTGACACCACTGACAATCGCATTTTCGGAAGTGTATTTGATCAAACCTTTATCAAAACCTACTTTATCCATGATTGAATCACAGGCATCGATGCAGGCAGTGCAGTTTACACATTCCATTTGGGTACCATTTCGGATATCAATTCCGGTAGGGCAAACGGCGACACATTGAAAACAGCTGATACAATCTCCGGCAGTCCGGTCATGGCCTTTATGTAACTTTTCGCGGGGTTCCCCGCGTTTGTAATCGTAGGCAACGACAATAGAATTTCTGTCCATTAATACACCTTGCAGCCGTCCATATGGACAAACAACCGTACAAGCCTGATCACGCAGCCAGGCAAAATTGAAGTAGAAGACCGCAGTGAAAATGATTATTCCTGAGAAAAACGGAACATGCTGACTTATCGGCTCGCTAATAATTTTTGACAGTTTATCAACACCAATTACGTAGGATAAAAGCAGATTGGCAATAAGGAATGAAACCAGTAAAAAAGAGAAATATTTAGTACCCTTTTTTAGAACTTTGTCACCAGTCCAAGGGCTTTTGTTTAGTAGTTTTTGTTTGCTGCTGTCACCTTCAATAAAGTACTCGATTTTCCGGAAAACCATTTCCATAAAAACAGTCTGCGGACAGGCCCAGCCACACCATAAGCGGCCAAAAATGGTTGTGAACAAAACAATGAAAACCATGAAGGATAACATCGTAAGTCCAAAAAGCCAGTAATCCTGCGGTCCGATGAACAAACCGAAAATGATAAATTTTCTTTCAAGAACATTGAAAAGCAAAAGGGGCTGATTGTTGTATTTTAAAAAAGGCGTTACAAATAACAAAGTAAGAATGACGACTGTAAACCATATACGCCGGTTATGCCATACTCCTTTTGGCTTTTGCGGATAAAACCAATTCCGCTTTCCATCTTCATTGATACCATTAAAATGATCCCGAAAAGAATCGTCGGCGGGAGGCGTGGAAACAGGAATTGAGTTTGGTGTAATCATTTCATCAGTCCAAATGGACGTTAATTCTTTCAACTATTTAACCGCTATCGTACTATCCGCAGACATTTTACCTTCTTCAAAAATGTCCCCTTGCGGTTCCTTGGGATTTGCCGGTTTACTTCCTTTTAGAGATAGTACGAAACTGGCCACTTTCTGAATGTCAGTCGGAGAAAGCTGTTTTTCCCAGGAGATCATGCCTTTTTCAGGAACGCCGTATTTTATTACTTTGAAAAGATTTTTAATATTTCCGCCGTGCAGCCAGTATTTGTCGGTGAGGTTTGGACCAACTCCACCGCCGCCTTCAACACCATGACAAGCTGTACATTTTTCCTGAAAAATTGCCTTTCCTGCATCAATTCCGGCAGTTTCTGTGAGTTGGGTAACTGTATTTTCATCCATACTTGAACCTACTTTTTCCAGATAAGCTTTTTTCTCAATATCAGCCATCGCAATTTCCTTGTCGAGTTCGGCGATTTGAGAATCACCCATGCCGCTGAAATAATATGCTGAATATCCGATGGCGATTAAAACCGTTGCCAGAAATAAAGATTGCAGCCAGGGAGGCATCCGGTTATCCAGTTCCTGAATTCCGTCATAATCATGACCATCAATCAGGATTGTTTTTTCATCACTCAATGCGACACCGAGGCCAGCGAATTTTTTAAACCAGCTTGTTTTTGGAGCAGTTTCAGGAACGGTATTCGTAACCTGTTTAAGTACAGAAAGTGCATTGGCTAATAAAATAATGACCAGCACCATTATGAAAAATAACAATCCCAGTAACATTAAAAGTAAAATGTCGGTACCGGAAATTGCACGAATTTCTTCTTTTTGTTCCTGAGCGAAAGCCGGAACAGACAGGAGGAAAAAGGTAATCAGGGACAGGATTCCTTTTTTGATACTTCCATCGTTTAATGGAATGTTTTTCATTTTGTTGACGGACTTATTATCCAGTTTGAAAACGTAAAACAGAAGTGCAACAAAGAAGACAAAAAATATGATGAGGGAAATGAGCGGGAAAATTCCCACACCCGCAATGGTTTCGAGATAGTTTCGGAATTTCATGTTTATATATTATTTAGGTAGGGGCGACCCTCGTGGTCGCCCGGATTTCAGATTGTCAGGATTTGGGCAACCACAAGGGTTGCCCCTATCGCGTTTTTATATCAGTCCCCAATCGTTGCAGATAAGCAATCAGCGCAATAATTTCCTTATTCTCATTGGCCTTGATCCCGCTTTGTTTCAATCTTGACTGGATACCCAACGCCTGTTTATGGAGCTCGGCATTAGCAATTTTATCATACCCTTTTTCATACGGAACACCAAGTGTCTGCATCGCACGGATTTTTCCAGGGGTGGAAGCAGTGTCCAGATCATCTTCCAATAACCAGCCATAACGAGGCATGATTGAACCCGGCGACATCGAAGTTGGATCTTCCATATGATTATAATGCCATGAATCAGGATATTTTCCACCAATTCTATGCAAATCCGGACCGGTGCGTTTAGAGCCCCACTGGTGCGGGTGATCATAAACAAATTCTCCTGATTTTGAATATTCTCCATAACGTTCAATTTCGGAACGAAAAGGACGAATCATTTGTGTATGACAAACATAACATCCTTCCCGAACATAAATATCGCGACCCTGAAGTTCGAGTGGGGTATAAGGTTTTACACTGGCAATGGTCGGAACATTGGATTCGATCATGAAAGTTGGAATCATTTCAATCATCCCACCAATGGAAACAACGAGAAGTGCAATAATTGTGATCGTGAGAGGTTTACGCTCCAATAATCTTTGGTGCCAGAATTCTTTTTGCTCCGGATGCCAGACAGCGGCTAGCGGCATTGCTTTTGCTTTTTCAAACGGAACAAGATTTCCTTTCAAAGCTGTCATCCACAAATTATAAATCATTACCACAAAACCAATGATGTATAAAGTACCACCAACACTTCTTAGGAAATATAATGGTGCAAGCTGTGTTACCGTTTCAAGGAAGTTAGGATATTTCAACAAACCTTCAGCTGTAAATTCCTTCCACATAGAACTTTGTACCCAACCAGCCCAATACATTGGAATGGTATAAAACAAAATCCCTAACGTCCCGATCCAGAAATGGAAACTGGCAAGTTTTGGAGAAAACAGAGGGCGATTGTACAAACGTGGGAAAAGCCAGTAAAGCATACCAAATGTCAGGAAGCCATTCCAGCCTAACGCTCCTACGTGTACGTGAGCCACGATCCAGTCGGTATAATGTGCGATGGCGTTCACATTTTTGAATGCTAGCATAGGACCTTCGAAAGTTGCCATACCATACGCGGTGATTGCAACGACAAAGAATTTCAACACCACATCTTCACGAACTTTGTCCCATGCGCCTCGTAAAGTCAAAAGTCCGTTCATCATCCCGCCCCAGGATGGAGCGATCAGCATCAAAGAAAATACAGTTCCCAATGTTTGAGCCCAATCCGGCAACGCTGTATAAAGCAAATGGTGAGGACCAGCCCAGATGTAAAGGAAAATTAATGACCAGAAATGGACGATGGAAAGTCTGTAAGAATAAATAGGGCGATTCGCCGCTTTTGGCAAAAAGTAGTACATCAAACCCAAATAAGGTGTAGTCAGGAAAAACGCTACTGCATTGTGTCCATACCACCATTGAACCAAAGCATCCTGAACACCAGCGTAAAGAGAATAACTTTTGAAAAGTGAAACCGGAAGTTCCAGATTATTAACCACATGGAGCATCGCAACCGTCACAAACGAAGCAATATAAAACCAGATCGCTGCATAAATATGTTCAACACGGCGGTGAATGGTTGTCATCACCAAGTTGGTTAAGCCTGAAAGCCAAACTACTGCAATCGCGATATCAAGCGGCCATTCCAATTCTGCATATTCCTTGGCGCTGGATAATCCCATCGGCAAAGTGATGGCCGCGCCTATGATAATAAACTGCCATGCCCAAAAGTGAAAACGACTTAAAACCGGGCTCCACATGGGAGTGCGCAAAACCCTTGGTGCTGAGTAATACAGACCGGTGAAAAATCCGTTTCCTACAAAAGCAAAAATAACAGCATTAGTATGAAGCGGCCTGATTCGACTGAAAGTGGTGTATGGTAAATCCATATTTAAGTTTGGAAATACAAGCTGAAAGGCGGCAAGGAGACCGACAAGCATACCGATAAGTCCGAACAGGATCGTCGCGATAGCAAAGTTTCGTACGATTTTATTATCATATTGAAACTCGTCCAGCTCAATGGATGCGATACCTGGATTGGGAAGGTTTGACATAATTTTTGAGAGCAGAATGGTGAATAGATATTGGTAATGATTGGGTAGAATGACTTAATTCGGAGTTATTTAGGTAGACTTTTTAGCCGGTTTTTGATTTGTGTTTCCGTCATCCAGAAGTATGCGCATGGCTGGCGTGCAATCGTCATCAAAATGACCTTTTCGGACCGACCAGATAAATGTGCTGAGGAAGCCTAATGCTACAAACAGGCTGACGAGAATCAAAACATAAAGGGCGCTCATGAGAATTTTTTGTTTGTTATTTTTATTGATAATCAGAGTTTTAGATCAATTGTTTCTTCTGATTTTCATGAACCAAAACTACCTGAGTTGATGTCGGTAAACGATGATTTTTGAATGGTATTTAAACTGATGTTTATCAGCTTTTCATCCATTTTCTGGCTGAGATATTAGTTGCGATGGTGGTAAAAAGGACGATGGTTATGGAACTTAAGGGCATAAGAATCGCTGCGATTACCGGTGATAATTTTCCTGCAACTGCAAAGGATAAACCGAAGACATTATACAAAAGTGATATGGCAAAACTGATCTTGATAATGCGCTGACCGGATTTGGCAAGATTGATAAAAGAAGGAAGTTTTTCCAATTGATTTCCTTCCACAATGGCATCGCAGGCGGGAGAAAAATTGTTTATATCATCTGAAACAGCCAGTCCGACATTACTTTGTCGAAGCGCTCCTGCATCATTCAGTCCATCGCCGATCATCAAAACATTTCTTCGTTGGTTTTTTTGTAAACTTTCAATAAAACGAAGCTTTTCTTCGGGTTTTTGTTCAAATAACAAGTTTGAATCTTTCCCGAAAATCGGTGATAATATAGCGCGATCAGTCTGTTTGTCGCCGGATAAAAGATACGTTTCAAATCCTTCTTTTTGAAGTACTTTAACAGTCTTTGCCAACTCGGGGCGGTATTTGCTTTTAAGTGTAAAATAGCCCCTTATTTGTTTGTTAAAGGAAATATAAACATGTGAAGCATTATCCGTTTTCTCTGTTGGGTCTGAATTTTCGACCCATTTTGATGATCCTAATTTTACTTCTGTTTTTCCCCAGAACGCTTTAATCCCAGCACCTCCGGTTTCTTCAAAATGCATCAGCACCCGTCCGCTTCCAGTCACATTTTCTAGTTTTTTGACTAACATTCTGCTTAACGGATGAGAGGATTGCATGGCTAATGTTTTGATAATAACCAGTTCAACATCAGTTAGTTTATTCCCAAAAAATTCGATTTCAGCTTCGTTGGTCTGTGTTATGGTTCCTGTTTTATCAAAAACAATGGTATCAATATGCGAAAGTCTTTCAATGGCATCTGCGTTTTTTGGATAAAAACGGAATTTTCCAAAGAGACTTAATAAATTTCCATTTGTAAAAGTTGAAGATAGTAACAGCGCACATGGACACGCAACGAGCAAAGAAGTTGTAAAAGCTCTGAAAGCAGTTTCGTGTTCATTCAATATAAAAAACCAAAACAGAAAAGTAAGACCGGCGATAACCAGTACAACTGACGAAAAATACCGGTTAATTCGAGCTGCAAGTGTCTGGTTTTGATTCTCTTTTTCTTTGGTAAAAGTGTCATTATTCCAAAGCTGGGTAAGATAACTTTGTGATACCTGTCTCAATACTTCCAGTTCAACAGACAATCCTGTCTGTTTCCCCCCGGCGAAAATGGTATCACCTTTTTTGCGTTCAACAGGTTCGGCTTCTCCGGATACAAAACTGTAATCGATTAATGCTCTGTTGCTTAGCAATACTGCATCTGCCGGGATTAATTCCTGGTTTCTGACA
The nucleotide sequence above comes from Dyadobacter subterraneus. Encoded proteins:
- the hemN gene encoding oxygen-independent coproporphyrinogen III oxidase, with amino-acid sequence MDKDLLFKYNTPGPRYTSYPTVPYWQKTPPTEQNWKKLSKEAFTISNEKEGISLYVHLPFCESLCTYCGCNTRITINHKVEETYINAVLKEWELYFSIFGETKPVIREIHLGGGTPTFFSPENLTKLIEGLLKNADVHPKAQFSFEAHPGNTTDEHLQALFNVGFRRISIGVQDFNLLVLAVINRQQTYEQVSHLTKKAREIGYTSVNYDIVYGLPMQKVCTMMETIMRVVQLRPDRIAFYSYAHIPWIKPGQRKYTESDLPDPDKKMAIYETGRNALELSGYHDIGMDHFSLETDELFKAQQDGRLHRNFMGYTDTHTQLLIGLGASSISDSWTGYVQNEKNVEAYYEKINAGHLPIIKGHELTKEDLILRKHILRIMTQFETTWRNADEVCDDLYKALERLSELQFDELVEIETYRLRVTPTGKAFVRNVCMAFDAKLWAESPASNQFSQTV
- a CDS encoding sulfite exporter TauE/SafE family protein, coding for MNNALPYLALSMGLLSSFHCIAMCGPIALALPVQKGNRFQQFAGLALYNTGRTFTYAALGIALGSLGYSFAWIGYLRYLSIFAGVLMLLYVFWPTRLDPYFHPPKFWQKFIQHLKKQMSAMLRSRKMQSWFLLGVLNGLLPCGLVYLALISSIATGNAFNGGFYMLMFGMGTLPAMMAVGFFKQWFSISLRMHIRKLTPFMLTLAGIILIMRGILIQYTANNSSNLNTITVCHGK
- a CDS encoding FixH family protein; translation: MKINWGAGIAILYAGFVAMILLLVGMSASQKIDLVTDQYYEEELQFQNKINKVNLAKKLKNPLIWQVEERGIIIHYPEEFAKDTLTGNVKLYCPSDNTKDRNFPVKAKNNDQLIAGSDLKPGRYYLQIDWKNGKKSYWNEGVVVISKKEM
- the ccoG gene encoding cytochrome c oxidase accessory protein CcoG; translation: MKELTSIWTDEMITPNSIPVSTPPADDSFRDHFNGINEDGKRNWFYPQKPKGVWHNRRIWFTVVILTLLFVTPFLKYNNQPLLLFNVLERKFIIFGLFIGPQDYWLFGLTMLSFMVFIVLFTTIFGRLWCGWACPQTVFMEMVFRKIEYFIEGDSSKQKLLNKSPWTGDKVLKKGTKYFSFLLVSFLIANLLLSYVIGVDKLSKIISEPISQHVPFFSGIIIFTAVFYFNFAWLRDQACTVVCPYGRLQGVLMDRNSIVVAYDYKRGEPREKLHKGHDRTAGDCISCFQCVAVCPTGIDIRNGTQMECVNCTACIDACDSIMDKVGFDKGLIKYTSENAIVSGVNKLITNRTRGYIFVLVLLWSALGYLVVSRNDTQTTLFRAPGSQYIENKDGTISNLYTFKIFNKTNQIVKPVIHLDSPKGTLLFAGKPDLTLEGAGMSEGTVFIIIPKSELKNRKTKLKLSVYQAKEKLETFETTFMAPEE
- a CDS encoding c-type cytochrome, producing MKFRNYLETIAGVGIFPLISLIIFFVFFVALLFYVFKLDNKSVNKMKNIPLNDGSIKKGILSLITFFLLSVPAFAQEQKEEIRAISGTDILLLMLLGLLFFIMVLVIILLANALSVLKQVTNTVPETAPKTSWFKKFAGLGVALSDEKTILIDGHDYDGIQELDNRMPPWLQSLFLATVLIAIGYSAYYFSGMGDSQIAELDKEIAMADIEKKAYLEKVGSSMDENTVTQLTETAGIDAGKAIFQEKCTACHGVEGGGGVGPNLTDKYWLHGGNIKNLFKVIKYGVPEKGMISWEKQLSPTDIQKVASFVLSLKGSKPANPKEPQGDIFEEGKMSADSTIAVK